One window of the Archangium primigenium genome contains the following:
- a CDS encoding GNAT family N-acetyltransferase: protein MQPTSSRPPSSDATPFRIRRARRGDAESLATLLREMGYPHGSDAQTVHWVISHPEIEIFVAADLQDRPVGMVSLSHRPQLRLRGRIATVDELVVTEGWRRRGVGRALIQQVIERCGARALSVKRIEISAYAQETLQGFYASCGFVQVSRTVMRYAEFEGQHG from the coding sequence GTGCAACCGACTTCCTCCAGACCCCCGAGCTCCGACGCTACTCCCTTCCGCATCCGCCGCGCGCGCCGCGGCGACGCCGAGAGCCTGGCCACGCTCCTGCGCGAGATGGGCTACCCCCATGGCTCGGATGCCCAGACGGTCCACTGGGTCATCAGCCATCCGGAGATCGAGATCTTCGTGGCGGCGGACCTCCAGGACCGGCCCGTGGGCATGGTGTCGCTGTCGCACCGGCCCCAGTTGAGGCTGCGCGGTCGGATCGCCACGGTGGATGAGCTGGTGGTGACGGAGGGCTGGCGGCGCCGCGGCGTGGGCCGGGCCCTCATCCAGCAGGTGATCGAGCGCTGTGGCGCCCGGGCCCTGAGCGTCAAGCGCATCGAGATCAGCGCCTATGCCCAGGAGACGCTCCAGGGCTTCTACGCCTCGTGCGGCTTCGTGCAGGTGAGCCGCACCGTCATGCGCTACGCCGAGTTCGAGGGCCAGCACGGCTGA
- a CDS encoding alpha-ketoacid dehydrogenase subunit beta → MANMAQAVRMALHYAEQNLGVTDIFGEDVGAPLGGVFTATQGLKTAWNTPLDERGIIGMAIGLAMAGQRPVAEIQFADYIYNTIDLLKIAGNTCWATHGDWNLPMVVKTPVGSGIRGSIYHSHSFDATATHIPGWKIVIPSNPLDAYGLMISACQEINPVMYLEPKALLRIKGEERIPGEPDDDKLLSKLIDAPLGDRSQWQPQWPAELTGYAVPIGKGKVVRPGAQLTVVSYGRTLPLCKKAADDLAAEGVDAEVIDMRSLWPYDWELIKGSVEKTGRVLYVNEDTEVTNFGEHLVRRTVEELFYKLLAPPRLLAGKFLPGIGLADTLEMASVPQQADITAALRALAAEQP, encoded by the coding sequence ATGGCCAACATGGCACAGGCCGTTCGCATGGCCCTGCACTACGCCGAGCAGAACCTGGGCGTCACCGACATCTTCGGCGAGGACGTGGGCGCGCCCCTGGGCGGCGTGTTCACCGCCACCCAGGGCCTCAAGACGGCGTGGAACACGCCCCTGGACGAGCGCGGCATCATCGGCATGGCGATTGGTCTGGCCATGGCCGGCCAGCGCCCCGTCGCGGAGATCCAGTTCGCCGACTACATCTACAACACCATCGATCTGCTGAAGATCGCGGGCAACACCTGCTGGGCGACCCACGGGGACTGGAACCTGCCCATGGTGGTGAAGACCCCGGTGGGCAGCGGCATCCGCGGCTCCATCTACCACTCGCACTCGTTCGACGCGACGGCGACCCACATCCCCGGCTGGAAAATCGTCATCCCCTCCAACCCGCTGGATGCCTACGGGCTGATGATCTCCGCCTGCCAGGAGATCAACCCCGTCATGTACCTGGAGCCCAAGGCGCTCCTGCGCATCAAGGGCGAGGAGCGCATTCCGGGCGAGCCGGACGACGACAAGCTCCTGAGCAAGCTCATCGACGCGCCGCTCGGGGACCGCTCGCAGTGGCAGCCCCAGTGGCCCGCGGAGCTCACGGGCTACGCGGTGCCCATCGGCAAGGGCAAGGTGGTGCGCCCGGGCGCGCAGCTCACCGTGGTGAGCTACGGCCGCACCCTTCCCCTGTGCAAGAAGGCCGCGGACGACCTGGCCGCCGAGGGCGTGGACGCCGAGGTCATCGACATGCGCTCGCTCTGGCCCTACGACTGGGAGCTCATCAAGGGCTCGGTGGAGAAGACGGGCCGCGTGCTCTACGTCAACGAGGACACCGAGGTGACCAACTTCGGCGAGCACCTGGTGCGCCGCACCGTGGAGGAACTCTTCTACAAGCTGCTCGCGCCGCCGCGGCTGCTCGCGGGCAAGTTCCTGCCCGGCATCGGCCTGGCCGACACGCTGGAGATGGCCTCCGTGCCCCAGCAGGCGGACATCACCGCCGCCCTGCGCGCGCTGGCCGCTGAACAGCCCTGA
- a CDS encoding thiamine pyrophosphate-dependent enzyme: protein MSKPRLLNREEDTAPLERDLLVRMHDLMVKARVLEERLIQMYKQGHGYFWIGGPGEEAFNVPLGLLMKKGQGPAYDYLHAHYRQSATMLALGEEPIGALRQMKNTASDPYSGGRNFAGHFSKRAWNIAPVSSPIEVQYVMAPGTALAQKRHGGEGITIVTGGDAGTAEGDFASCLVWSSRPGTELPVLMIVTNNQWGISTPAATQHGETNVADRGRAFNIRTKTIDGNDPVTAWRELKEAMEYVRRERKPFLMEAKVSRLYGHSSASGANMVGGELDCLVRFEERLLADGVLTREQMDGVRARHTEEIAALARQVREEPLPGPETIWNHIYAERK, encoded by the coding sequence GTGTCCAAACCCCGCCTCCTCAACCGTGAAGAAGACACGGCCCCGCTCGAGCGCGACCTGCTCGTGCGGATGCATGACCTGATGGTGAAGGCCCGCGTCCTCGAGGAGCGGCTCATCCAGATGTACAAGCAGGGCCACGGCTATTTCTGGATCGGAGGCCCCGGCGAGGAGGCCTTCAACGTGCCCCTGGGTCTCTTGATGAAGAAGGGCCAGGGCCCCGCGTACGACTACCTGCACGCGCACTACCGGCAGTCGGCCACGATGCTCGCCCTGGGCGAGGAGCCCATCGGCGCCCTGCGGCAGATGAAGAACACGGCGTCCGACCCGTACTCGGGCGGCCGCAACTTCGCGGGCCACTTCTCCAAGCGCGCCTGGAACATCGCCCCCGTGTCCTCGCCCATCGAGGTGCAGTACGTCATGGCGCCGGGCACGGCGCTGGCCCAGAAGCGCCACGGCGGCGAGGGCATCACCATCGTCACCGGCGGCGACGCGGGCACGGCCGAGGGCGACTTCGCCTCGTGCCTGGTGTGGAGCTCGCGCCCGGGCACGGAGCTGCCCGTGCTGATGATCGTCACCAACAACCAGTGGGGCATCTCCACGCCGGCCGCCACCCAGCACGGCGAGACGAACGTGGCCGACCGGGGCCGCGCCTTCAACATCCGCACCAAGACGATCGACGGCAACGATCCCGTCACGGCCTGGCGCGAGCTCAAGGAGGCCATGGAGTACGTGCGCCGCGAGCGCAAGCCCTTCCTCATGGAGGCCAAGGTGTCGCGCCTGTACGGGCACTCCTCGGCGTCGGGCGCCAACATGGTGGGCGGCGAGCTGGACTGCCTGGTGCGCTTCGAGGAGCGGCTGCTCGCGGACGGCGTGCTCACGCGCGAGCAGATGGACGGCGTGCGCGCGCGCCACACCGAGGAGATCGCGGCGCTCGCGCGGCAGGTGCGCGAGGAGCCCCTGCCCGGCCCCGAGACCATCTGGAACCACATCTACGCGGAGAGGAAGTAG
- a CDS encoding PP2C family protein-serine/threonine phosphatase, whose product MSNAPLPLPPPPEGPLEPHEPTRTRVGGHTSTMVSPLYPEATSTVMAPMEAGELPDVAAVRGPRLDQLLFVTTGVLVGVIVALLAGVAWMSTNAQFEEDSGRFTRQVQKQATELGQTLSHTLSLTSATSLRDNNYAFLGEVARSIITDNPNILRVQIYDADSQLAADSAPDAKLGTTTERKPERRGMSAIYQGKPIIEYQEPIDYGSQDGQGVVVISYSMESLQNQLHELEDAKRVQLRRNATTMAGLGLGFLLVSFVLVALLARRITRPLHLLSRQVMQLAAGDLSARTGGVTGAGREVTTLGVVFNHMAERINVLLEDVRVKAQLERDVSLARTVQETLLPGREAYQADTVRVAGLVVAADACGGDWWSRAMLDERRLVVGIGDVTGHGLATALVATSATSGFAAALTMRPPEEITAQLLITSLNVTMAHVGRGEHQMSSALAVIDTQTGVIDYAAGSHPSPLLLNRQTGQVSGLQTRGALLGASPNSQYTSRQAQLRPGDLIVWYTDGLTECRDAREKPYGTQRLAAALQANAHLPAEALRDAILADARAHGAGRPAQDDVTVIVAEYSPASPRVA is encoded by the coding sequence TTGTCCAACGCCCCCCTGCCGCTGCCTCCGCCCCCCGAGGGGCCGCTCGAACCCCATGAGCCCACCCGGACCCGGGTGGGGGGTCACACCTCGACCATGGTCTCGCCGCTGTATCCCGAGGCGACGAGCACCGTCATGGCGCCCATGGAGGCGGGCGAGCTGCCCGACGTGGCGGCGGTGCGGGGCCCGCGCCTGGACCAGCTGCTGTTCGTCACCACGGGCGTGCTGGTGGGCGTCATCGTGGCGCTGCTGGCCGGCGTGGCGTGGATGTCCACGAACGCCCAGTTCGAGGAGGACTCGGGGCGCTTCACCCGGCAGGTACAGAAGCAGGCCACGGAGCTCGGGCAGACGCTCAGCCACACCCTGTCGCTCACCTCGGCCACGTCCCTGCGCGACAACAACTACGCCTTCCTCGGCGAGGTGGCGCGCTCCATCATCACCGACAACCCGAACATCCTCCGGGTGCAGATCTACGACGCGGACAGCCAGCTGGCCGCGGACTCGGCGCCGGACGCGAAGCTGGGCACCACCACCGAGCGCAAGCCCGAGCGGCGCGGCATGAGCGCCATCTACCAGGGCAAGCCCATCATCGAGTACCAGGAGCCCATCGACTACGGCTCCCAGGACGGGCAGGGCGTGGTCGTCATCAGCTACTCCATGGAGTCCCTGCAGAACCAGCTGCACGAGCTGGAGGACGCCAAGCGCGTGCAGCTGCGCCGCAACGCCACCACCATGGCGGGCCTGGGCCTGGGCTTCCTGCTGGTGTCCTTCGTGCTCGTGGCCCTGCTCGCCCGGCGCATCACCCGCCCGCTGCACCTGCTCTCGCGCCAGGTGATGCAGCTGGCCGCGGGTGACCTGAGCGCGCGCACCGGCGGGGTGACGGGCGCCGGGCGCGAGGTGACGACCCTGGGCGTGGTGTTCAACCACATGGCCGAGCGCATCAACGTGCTGCTCGAGGACGTGCGCGTCAAGGCGCAGCTGGAGCGCGACGTGTCGCTCGCGCGCACCGTGCAGGAGACGCTGCTGCCGGGCCGCGAGGCCTACCAGGCGGACACCGTGCGCGTGGCGGGCCTCGTCGTCGCCGCGGACGCGTGCGGCGGGGACTGGTGGTCGCGCGCCATGCTGGACGAGCGCCGGCTGGTGGTCGGCATCGGGGACGTGACGGGCCACGGGCTCGCCACCGCGCTGGTCGCCACGAGCGCCACGAGCGGCTTCGCCGCGGCGCTCACCATGCGGCCCCCCGAGGAGATCACCGCCCAGCTGCTCATCACCTCGCTCAACGTCACCATGGCCCACGTGGGCCGCGGCGAGCACCAGATGTCCAGCGCGCTGGCCGTCATCGACACCCAGACGGGCGTCATCGACTACGCGGCCGGCAGCCACCCGAGTCCGCTCCTGCTCAACCGTCAGACGGGCCAGGTGTCCGGCCTGCAGACGCGCGGCGCGCTGCTCGGCGCGTCGCCCAACTCCCAGTACACCTCGCGCCAGGCACAGCTGCGGCCCGGGGACCTCATCGTCTGGTACACCGACGGCCTCACCGAGTGTCGCGACGCGCGCGAGAAGCCCTACGGCACCCAGCGGCTCGCCGCCGCGCTGCAGGCCAACGCGCACCTGCCCGCCGAGGCCCTGCGTGACGCCATCCTCGCGGATGCGCGCGCCCATGGCGCCGGCCGGCCGGCCCAGGACGATGTCACCGTGATTGTCGCCGAGTACAGCCCCGCTTCCCCCCGAGTCGCATGA
- a CDS encoding tetratricopeptide repeat protein, translated as MSRSSRPTVRRLVAALVVAQSLGGGAALAQYRPPPMTEAQRLVREGETAQVDASSAATSGDKKRAEARYRKALELFEKALAEEPTSVAAAAGVGAVGLALQEHERVAALVTPVYAARSDALELAYPLGIALFKLKRYDEAVPVLRQVSAANQPEHLLVHYYLGNYYALLSQQGDEAVAELQTYLALRPEKIAGNDFQIHELLGRGHLLRNDPAAARLSFERAQVGRPESVSLQMGLGAALELEGRMAEALTLLEGLTRRFPRVPEVRERLGRLLLESNDLPGADAQTKALVALGATASAHLLQGDVRMAQGRPAEAETEYREVLRQLPNDVGAQISVGMALQRQGRNEEAIAFLEGAVQSGANSLELWSTLGSVNRRAGRYARAVEVHRRVVEMAPQRALGHVLLGADHFATGQWDLTIDDYAQALKLEPDHAGAKKWLGRALAHRARDRAGGGRVDDAVRDLRRAFDLERSSAMARRLGAALLQQGSHAEARKVMEQGVQLPEAAWRDHLLLGYARLGAGAPKEALAAFEQAGKMAPDSASLSDVSAGSALAELELGQVDAALKRLNEPGASKRATEVARANLSRAHLRRAFARLEAGDGVGARQDVEAAERAGLGGGTSELGRLGTFSKALAQAEEGRFADASAGLKRALTPLPDWARPNTRQLADAFVLYLKDALPQSRRMLTLATKRPIPEQSQWTAHFTSALHRREAERAYASGNMRAADKALKAALALAPDSLALQHNLACVAYRSNKTAEAVAVWHRLEGSLPQATLNLGIDAQERRHNVGEAVDAYRRYLAASPGARTAAVREWKDRLQMIYGMNDAAAPATAPSSATASDTTP; from the coding sequence ATGAGTCGCTCTTCCCGCCCAACCGTCCGCCGCCTCGTCGCGGCCCTCGTCGTCGCGCAGTCCCTCGGTGGTGGCGCCGCCCTGGCGCAGTACCGCCCTCCACCCATGACGGAGGCCCAGCGGCTCGTGCGCGAGGGCGAGACCGCCCAGGTGGACGCGAGCAGCGCGGCCACCTCCGGTGACAAGAAGCGCGCCGAGGCGCGCTACCGCAAGGCGCTGGAGCTGTTCGAGAAGGCCCTCGCCGAGGAGCCCACCAGCGTGGCCGCCGCGGCGGGCGTGGGCGCCGTGGGCCTGGCGCTGCAGGAGCACGAGCGGGTGGCCGCGCTCGTGACGCCGGTGTACGCCGCGCGCTCCGACGCGCTCGAGCTCGCCTACCCCCTGGGCATCGCGCTCTTCAAGCTCAAGCGCTACGACGAGGCGGTGCCCGTGCTGCGGCAGGTGTCCGCCGCCAACCAGCCCGAGCACCTGCTCGTGCACTACTACCTGGGCAACTACTACGCGCTCCTGTCCCAGCAGGGCGACGAGGCGGTGGCCGAGCTGCAGACGTACCTGGCCCTGCGGCCGGAGAAGATCGCCGGCAACGACTTCCAGATCCACGAGCTGCTCGGCCGCGGCCACCTGCTGAGGAACGACCCCGCGGCGGCGCGCCTGTCCTTCGAGCGCGCCCAGGTGGGCCGTCCCGAGTCGGTGTCGCTGCAGATGGGCCTGGGCGCGGCGCTGGAGCTGGAGGGCCGCATGGCCGAGGCCCTGACGCTGCTCGAGGGCCTCACCCGGCGCTTCCCCCGGGTGCCCGAGGTGCGCGAGCGCCTGGGCCGGTTGCTGCTCGAGTCCAATGACCTGCCGGGCGCGGATGCGCAGACCAAGGCGCTGGTGGCGCTCGGCGCCACGGCGTCGGCGCACCTGCTGCAGGGTGACGTGCGCATGGCCCAGGGCCGTCCCGCCGAGGCGGAGACCGAGTACCGCGAGGTGCTGCGGCAGCTGCCCAACGACGTGGGCGCGCAGATCTCCGTGGGCATGGCGCTGCAGCGCCAGGGCCGCAACGAGGAAGCCATCGCGTTCCTGGAGGGCGCCGTGCAGTCGGGCGCCAACAGCCTGGAGCTGTGGTCCACGCTGGGCAGCGTGAACCGCCGCGCCGGCCGCTACGCCCGCGCGGTGGAGGTGCACCGGCGCGTGGTGGAGATGGCGCCCCAGCGCGCGCTGGGCCACGTGCTGCTGGGCGCGGATCACTTCGCCACCGGGCAGTGGGACCTGACGATCGACGACTACGCCCAGGCGCTCAAGCTGGAGCCCGACCACGCGGGCGCGAAGAAGTGGCTGGGGCGGGCCCTGGCCCACCGGGCCCGGGATCGCGCGGGCGGTGGCCGGGTGGACGACGCCGTGCGCGACCTGCGCCGCGCCTTCGACCTGGAGCGCTCCTCGGCCATGGCGCGGCGGCTGGGCGCGGCCCTGTTGCAGCAGGGCTCGCACGCCGAGGCGCGCAAGGTGATGGAGCAGGGCGTGCAACTGCCCGAGGCGGCCTGGCGGGATCACCTGCTGCTCGGCTACGCGCGGCTGGGCGCGGGCGCCCCCAAGGAGGCGCTCGCCGCCTTCGAGCAGGCCGGGAAGATGGCGCCGGACAGCGCGTCGCTCTCGGACGTGTCCGCGGGCTCGGCGCTCGCGGAGCTGGAGCTCGGCCAGGTGGACGCCGCGCTCAAGCGGCTCAACGAGCCGGGCGCGTCCAAGCGCGCCACCGAGGTGGCCCGCGCCAACCTGTCGCGCGCGCACCTGCGCCGCGCCTTCGCCCGGCTGGAGGCCGGGGACGGCGTCGGGGCCCGCCAGGACGTGGAGGCCGCGGAGCGCGCGGGCCTGGGCGGCGGCACCTCGGAGCTGGGCCGGCTCGGCACCTTCTCCAAGGCGCTCGCGCAGGCGGAGGAGGGCCGCTTCGCGGACGCGAGCGCGGGCCTCAAGCGCGCGCTCACGCCCCTGCCGGACTGGGCGCGGCCCAACACGCGGCAGCTCGCGGACGCCTTCGTGCTCTACCTGAAGGACGCCCTGCCGCAGTCGCGCCGCATGCTCACGCTGGCCACCAAGCGGCCCATCCCCGAGCAGTCCCAGTGGACGGCGCACTTCACCAGCGCCCTGCACCGGCGCGAGGCCGAGCGCGCCTATGCCTCGGGCAACATGCGCGCCGCGGACAAGGCGCTCAAGGCCGCGCTGGCGCTCGCGCCGGACAGCCTCGCCCTGCAGCACAACCTCGCGTGCGTGGCCTACCGCTCCAACAAGACCGCCGAGGCCGTGGCCGTCTGGCACCGCCTGGAGGGCTCGCTGCCCCAGGCCACGCTCAACCTCGGCATCGACGCGCAGGAGCGTCGCCACAACGTGGGCGAGGCCGTGGATGCCTATCGCCGCTACCTCGCCGCGTCGCCGGGCGCGCGCACCGCCGCCGTGCGCGAGTGGAAGGACCGGCTGCAGATGATCTACGGGATGAATGACGCGGCCGCCCCCGCGACCGCCCCCTCCAGCGCCACCGCCTCGGACACCACGCCATGA
- a CDS encoding PhnD/SsuA/transferrin family substrate-binding protein → MNRLRSLFLGLALLGAGWVTPVQASAKKATLGVFLPTTLTDGQERFQYAESLAGRLSKATGRPTSAKSFARYEDFTRAISEGLIDFAVVDAWAAVQLGAKATPVALAPLAGETSQRWAIVSNAKGSVKDLAGKRLAIVKGAGAVDPRFVTNVVFAGDLDAKKHFKLTPVPNVESALKMLEAKGAEAALVPLAHVPAGMRVLFRSAKVPGALLMGMRGEADELTESLQKLEPVAPFGAFVAPQGREVEELRKQLATGPSRRQPVLADAPALRVETRALLEPGVLQPVLPSFADALDVTAEQPDD, encoded by the coding sequence ATGAACCGCCTCCGCTCGCTCTTTCTCGGCCTCGCGCTCCTGGGCGCCGGCTGGGTCACCCCCGTCCAGGCGTCCGCCAAGAAGGCCACGCTCGGCGTCTTCCTGCCCACCACGCTCACGGATGGTCAGGAGCGCTTCCAGTACGCCGAGTCCCTCGCGGGCCGCCTGTCCAAGGCCACCGGCCGCCCCACGTCCGCCAAGAGCTTCGCGCGCTACGAGGACTTCACCCGCGCCATCTCCGAGGGCCTCATCGACTTCGCCGTGGTGGATGCCTGGGCCGCGGTGCAGCTCGGCGCCAAGGCGACCCCGGTGGCGCTCGCGCCGCTCGCCGGCGAGACGTCCCAGCGCTGGGCCATCGTGTCCAACGCCAAGGGCTCGGTGAAGGATCTGGCCGGCAAGCGGCTCGCCATCGTCAAGGGCGCCGGCGCCGTGGATCCCCGCTTCGTCACCAACGTGGTGTTCGCCGGGGACCTGGATGCCAAGAAGCACTTCAAGCTGACGCCGGTGCCCAACGTGGAGTCGGCGCTCAAGATGCTCGAGGCCAAGGGCGCCGAGGCCGCGCTGGTGCCGCTTGCGCACGTGCCCGCGGGCATGCGCGTGCTCTTTCGCAGCGCCAAGGTGCCCGGCGCGCTGCTCATGGGCATGCGGGGCGAGGCGGACGAGCTGACCGAGAGCCTGCAGAAGCTCGAGCCGGTGGCGCCCTTCGGCGCCTTCGTCGCGCCCCAGGGCCGGGAGGTGGAGGAGCTCCGCAAGCAGCTCGCCACGGGTCCTTCCCGCCGTCAGCCCGTGCTGGCGGACGCGCCCGCACTGCGTGTGGAAACCCGGGCCCTCCTGGAGCCCGGCGTCCTGCAGCCCGTGCTGCCCTCCTTCGCGGACGCCCTGGACGTGACGGCGGAGCAGCCGGACGACTGA
- a CDS encoding TonB-dependent receptor plug domain-containing protein, protein MHSTRIVWPRGTAAQLLALTCLLSAAPALAQTNKRPTDAPQASKPAPPPAAAPPASNVPQRAPFTGPVMSRPLPPPSGLASVDIPDPLASPDGESLEASVQQLLSEAMVSTASKRSQRIADVPMTISWIPAEELEGTGQFTLCEAIQYFPGMECRRGSMRKAAVSARGLGSNYLSNRLLLLQDGRPLTDPWTGQFYADETTPLVNLKQIEVIRGPGSALYGSNAFSGVINLIQRQPSDLMQEGRDFGVDGRVLAGQNNTFRAQATAAGRGGPVEALVNYYGFRSDGPQLFNDPKTGRVDTNEGSLVHQVSGRVNVKNVSLDASFTSADIGRPGGQMLSTVGNCGRCHYTPNDVEHVQNFNASAQVDQQVTDNLRVFAQAYTFFKRREVVLENAFVDNAPQPTLGKRRRLGGEARGLLSLGDVTVTFGGDYKNDLVNNSNVLPGLTLDDTHQQILGGFLDAEYRPTSRVVLSAGARYDKYLIPETVWQARTDQLSPRASAVFHARPDLTLRANYGRAFRAPTLAELAINQQMYAATLIGNGSLRAETLDTVEASVDFWPFNRTVRLTGTGFYNLAKNFINQELLFGSTSRFENIGDARVVGLELEAAAQVAAINSSFDVAYQLLDARSLASGSRLEQPLDYAPNHRVYARGRTNFGKVAFAELYALFVGARFDPGYLANPSTGTLERVKLPSYFTTNARVGANVTKGLTVSLLGSNLFNARYEESHGFPAPPLSVFGEVKYQY, encoded by the coding sequence ATGCATTCGACACGAATCGTGTGGCCGCGCGGCACGGCGGCTCAACTCCTCGCTCTGACGTGTCTGCTCAGCGCCGCCCCCGCCCTGGCGCAGACGAACAAGCGTCCCACGGACGCGCCCCAGGCCAGCAAGCCGGCACCTCCGCCCGCGGCCGCGCCTCCCGCGTCCAACGTTCCCCAACGCGCGCCCTTCACCGGGCCGGTGATGTCGCGTCCGCTGCCGCCGCCCTCGGGCCTGGCCAGCGTGGACATCCCGGATCCGCTCGCCTCGCCGGACGGCGAGTCGCTCGAGGCGTCCGTGCAGCAGCTGCTCAGCGAGGCCATGGTGTCCACGGCCTCCAAGCGCAGCCAGCGCATCGCGGACGTGCCCATGACCATCTCCTGGATTCCCGCCGAGGAGCTGGAGGGCACCGGCCAGTTCACCCTCTGCGAGGCCATCCAGTACTTCCCCGGCATGGAGTGCCGGCGCGGCTCCATGCGCAAGGCGGCGGTGAGCGCGCGTGGCCTCGGCTCCAACTACCTGTCCAACCGCCTGCTGCTCTTGCAGGACGGCCGGCCGCTGACGGACCCCTGGACGGGACAGTTCTACGCGGACGAGACCACGCCGCTCGTCAACCTCAAGCAGATCGAGGTCATCCGGGGCCCGGGCTCCGCGCTCTACGGCTCCAACGCCTTCAGCGGCGTCATCAACCTCATCCAGCGCCAGCCCTCGGACCTGATGCAGGAGGGGCGGGACTTCGGCGTGGATGGCCGGGTGCTCGCGGGCCAGAACAACACCTTCCGCGCGCAGGCCACGGCGGCGGGGCGGGGCGGTCCGGTGGAAGCGCTGGTGAACTACTACGGCTTCCGCTCGGATGGCCCGCAGCTCTTCAACGATCCGAAGACGGGCCGGGTGGACACCAACGAGGGCTCCCTGGTGCACCAGGTGAGTGGCCGGGTGAACGTGAAGAACGTGTCGCTCGACGCCTCCTTCACCAGCGCGGACATCGGTCGTCCGGGTGGCCAGATGCTGTCGACCGTGGGCAACTGCGGCCGCTGCCACTACACGCCCAACGACGTGGAGCACGTGCAGAACTTCAACGCGAGCGCCCAGGTCGACCAGCAGGTGACGGACAACCTGCGCGTGTTCGCCCAGGCGTACACGTTCTTCAAGCGCCGCGAGGTGGTGCTGGAGAACGCCTTCGTGGACAACGCGCCCCAGCCCACGCTCGGCAAGCGGCGCCGGCTGGGTGGTGAGGCGCGCGGCCTCCTGTCGCTCGGCGACGTGACGGTCACCTTCGGCGGTGACTACAAGAACGACCTCGTCAACAACTCCAACGTGCTGCCCGGCCTCACGCTGGACGACACGCACCAGCAGATCCTCGGCGGCTTCCTGGACGCGGAGTACCGGCCCACCAGCCGCGTGGTGCTCAGCGCCGGCGCGCGCTACGACAAGTACCTCATCCCGGAGACGGTGTGGCAGGCGCGCACGGATCAGCTCTCGCCGCGCGCGAGCGCCGTGTTCCACGCCCGGCCGGACCTGACCCTGCGCGCCAACTACGGCCGCGCCTTCCGCGCGCCCACGCTCGCGGAGCTCGCCATCAACCAGCAGATGTACGCGGCCACGCTCATCGGCAACGGCTCGCTGCGCGCCGAGACGCTGGACACGGTGGAGGCGTCGGTGGACTTCTGGCCCTTCAACCGCACGGTGCGCCTGACGGGCACGGGCTTCTACAACCTGGCCAAGAACTTCATCAATCAGGAGCTGCTCTTCGGCTCCACGTCGCGCTTCGAGAACATCGGGGATGCGCGCGTGGTGGGCCTGGAGCTGGAGGCCGCCGCGCAGGTGGCCGCCATCAACTCCTCGTTCGACGTGGCCTACCAGTTGCTCGACGCGCGCTCGCTCGCCTCGGGCTCGCGCCTGGAGCAGCCCCTGGACTACGCGCCCAACCACCGCGTGTACGCGCGCGGCCGGACGAACTTCGGCAAGGTGGCCTTCGCGGAGCTGTACGCGCTCTTCGTGGGCGCGCGCTTCGATCCCGGCTACCTGGCCAACCCCTCCACCGGCACCCTGGAGCGCGTGAAGTTGCCGAGCTACTTCACCACCAACGCGCGCGTGGGCGCCAACGTCACCAAGGGCCTCACGGTGTCCCTGCTGGGCAGCAACCTCTTCAATGCCCGGTACGAGGAGTCCCACGGCTTCCCCGCGCCTCCGCTGAGTGTCTTCGGCGAGGTCAAGTACCAGTACTGA